The sequence CGCGTGTGGTCGCTCGTCGGTGACATCGCCGAGGAGGGAGGGGACGGCTCCGACGCTTCCGAGGCGGCCGCGATGTTGCGCCGCGAGCGGCACCGCGTGGTCGGCAAGGTCACCGACGACGTGGCGCGCTTCAACCTCAACACCGCCATCGCGGCGATGATGGAGCTCGTCAACACCGCGTACGACTACCGCAACGCCGTGCCGGCCGGTTCGCGCGACGCCGAGCTCCAGCGCGAGGTGGCCGAGACGCTCACCGCGCTGCTCGCCCCGTTCGTGCCGCACATGGCCGAGGAACTGTGGCGCGAGGTGCTTGGCGGGAGCGGCTCCGTGCACCGGCTGGCGTGGCCCGCGTGGGATCCGGCCGCGTGCGTCGCCGACACCATCGAGCTCGCGGTGCAGGTCAACGGCAAGGTGCGCGACCGCGTGGTCGTGGCCGCCGACGCGAGCGAGGACGCCGTGCGCGAGGCCGCGCTGGCGCTCGAGAAGGTGCAGGCGCACCTCGAGGGCGTGACCGTGCGCAAGGTCGTGGTCGTGCCCGGCAAGCTCGTGAGCATCGTCGCGGGTTGATCGGGGAGGGTGAGTGAGCGATGAAGAGGAATCTCACGCTTCGGCTCGACAAGGCGCTGGTAGCCCGGGCGAAGCGCCATTCGGAGAAGACCGGACGGTCGCTGTCGCGACTCGTCGGCGACTACTTCGCGCTCTTGGACGCTGATCCGACGGACGTGGAGCTCACTCCTCGTGTGCGGTCGCTTCGCGGCGCGG comes from Actinomycetota bacterium and encodes:
- a CDS encoding antitoxin, which encodes MKRNLTLRLDKALVARAKRHSEKTGRSLSRLVGDYFALLDADPTDVELTPRVRSLRGAGAGLDERGYLDHLEEKHR